Proteins from a genomic interval of Streptomyces sp. NBC_01445:
- a CDS encoding M16 family metallopeptidase, whose translation MTSRSSKATARTSSEARAVARTQTLIKGENGIGTVRRTTLPGGLRIVTETLPSVRSATFGIWANVGSRDETPTLNGATHYLEHLLFKGTSRRSALDISSTIDAVGGEMNAFTAKEYTCYYARVLDTDLPLAIDVVCDMLTGSLIEEADVDAERGVILEEIAMTEDDPGDCVHDLFAHTMLGDTPLGRPVLGTVDTINALNRGQIARFYKKHYDPTHLVVAAAGNVDHNKVVRQVRAAFEKAGALTRTDAVPMAPRDGRKPVRAAGRMELLGRKTEQAHVILGMPGLARTDERRWAMGVLNTALGGGMSSRLFQEVREKRGLAYSVYSYTSGFADCGLFGVYAGCRPSQVHDVLKICRDELTHVAEHGLSDDEIGRAIGQLSGSTVLGLEDTGALMNRIGKSELCWGEQMSVSDMLEEIASVTPDEVRAVARDILGQRPSLSVIGPLKDKQAARLHEAVA comes from the coding sequence GTGACGTCCCGTAGCTCCAAGGCGACGGCCCGCACCTCCTCGGAGGCGCGGGCCGTCGCCCGTACCCAAACCCTGATCAAGGGCGAGAACGGCATCGGTACGGTCCGCAGGACCACCCTCCCCGGCGGCCTGCGCATCGTCACCGAGACGCTGCCCTCCGTACGCTCCGCGACCTTCGGTATCTGGGCGAACGTCGGCTCCCGCGACGAGACGCCCACGCTGAACGGCGCGACGCATTACCTCGAGCACCTCCTCTTCAAGGGCACCTCCCGCCGGAGCGCCCTCGACATCTCCTCCACGATCGACGCGGTCGGCGGCGAGATGAACGCCTTCACGGCGAAGGAGTACACGTGCTACTACGCGCGCGTGCTCGACACCGACCTCCCCCTCGCGATCGACGTCGTCTGCGACATGCTGACCGGCTCCCTCATCGAGGAAGCCGACGTCGACGCCGAGCGCGGTGTGATCCTCGAAGAGATCGCGATGACGGAGGACGACCCGGGCGACTGTGTGCACGACCTGTTCGCGCACACGATGCTCGGCGACACCCCGCTGGGCCGCCCGGTCCTCGGCACGGTCGACACGATCAACGCACTGAACCGCGGCCAGATCGCCCGCTTCTACAAGAAGCACTACGACCCGACGCACCTCGTCGTCGCCGCCGCGGGCAACGTCGACCACAACAAGGTCGTACGCCAGGTGCGCGCCGCCTTCGAGAAGGCCGGAGCCCTCACCCGCACCGACGCCGTCCCCATGGCCCCGCGCGACGGCCGCAAGCCCGTGCGCGCGGCCGGCCGCATGGAGCTCCTCGGCCGCAAGACCGAGCAGGCCCACGTCATCCTCGGCATGCCGGGCCTCGCCCGCACCGACGAGCGCCGCTGGGCCATGGGCGTCCTCAACACCGCCCTGGGCGGCGGCATGTCGTCCCGCCTCTTCCAGGAGGTCAGGGAGAAGCGCGGCCTCGCCTACAGCGTGTACTCGTACACGTCGGGCTTCGCGGACTGCGGCCTCTTCGGGGTCTACGCGGGCTGCCGGCCCAGCCAGGTCCACGACGTGCTCAAGATCTGCCGCGACGAGCTCACCCACGTCGCGGAGCACGGCCTGTCCGACGACGAGATCGGCCGCGCCATCGGCCAGCTCTCCGGCTCCACGGTCCTCGGCCTCGAGGACACCGGCGCCCTCATGAACCGCATCGGCAAGAGCGAGCTCTGCTGGGGCGAGCAGATGTCCGTCAGCGACATGCTGGAGGAGATCGCCTCGGTCACCCCCGACGAGGTGCGCGCGGTGGCCCGCGACATCTTGGGGCAGCGCCCCTCGCTGTCGGTCATCGGCCCGCTCAAGGACAAGCAGGCGGCGCGCCTGCACGAAGCGGTGGCGTAG
- the dapB gene encoding 4-hydroxy-tetrahydrodipicolinate reductase — MSKLRVAVLGAGGRIGSEAVRAVEAADDMELVAALGRGDKLETLTESGAQVAVELTTPDSVMDNLDFCVRHGIHAVVGTTGWTDDRLAKLTTWLADSPRTGVLIAPNFSIGAVLTMKFAEAAAPYFESVEVIELHHPKKVDAPSGTAARTAQLIAAAREKAGSAPQPDATATALDGARGADVDGVPVHSVRMRGLLAHQEVLLGGEGETLTIRHDSLHHSSFMPGILLGARRVVTTPGLTFGLEHFLDLNV, encoded by the coding sequence ATGAGCAAGCTGCGCGTGGCGGTCCTCGGCGCCGGGGGCCGCATCGGCTCCGAGGCCGTACGGGCCGTCGAGGCCGCCGACGACATGGAACTGGTCGCGGCCCTCGGCCGGGGCGACAAGCTGGAGACCCTCACGGAGTCCGGCGCCCAGGTCGCGGTCGAACTGACCACGCCCGACTCGGTGATGGACAACCTCGACTTCTGCGTACGCCACGGCATCCACGCCGTCGTCGGCACCACCGGCTGGACCGACGACCGCCTCGCCAAGCTCACCACCTGGCTCGCGGACTCCCCGCGGACAGGCGTGCTCATCGCCCCGAACTTCTCCATCGGGGCCGTCCTCACTATGAAGTTCGCCGAGGCCGCGGCGCCGTACTTCGAGTCCGTCGAGGTCATCGAGCTGCACCACCCGAAGAAGGTGGACGCGCCCAGCGGCACGGCCGCCCGTACGGCGCAGCTCATCGCGGCGGCCCGTGAGAAGGCCGGCAGCGCCCCGCAGCCGGACGCCACGGCCACCGCTCTCGACGGCGCCCGCGGCGCGGACGTCGACGGCGTCCCGGTCCACTCCGTGCGCATGCGAGGCCTCCTCGCCCACCAGGAGGTACTCCTGGGCGGCGAGGGCGAGACGCTGACCATCCGCCACGACTCGCTGCACCACAGCAGCTTCATGCCGGGCATCCTGCTCGGCGCCCGCCGCGTCGTGACCACTCCCGGCCTCACCTTCGGCCTGGAACACTTCCTCGACCTGAACGTCTGA
- the dapA gene encoding 4-hydroxy-tetrahydrodipicolinate synthase, whose amino-acid sequence MAPTSTPQTPFGRVLTAMVTPFAADGALDLDGAQRLAAHLVDAGNDGLVVNGTTGESPTTSDAEKSDLVRAVRQAVGDRAHVIAGVGTNDTRHSIELARAAEKAGAHGLLTVTPYYNKPPQEGLLRHFTAIADATELPVMLYDIPGRSGVPINTETIVRLAEHPRIVANKDAKGDLGRASWAIARSGLAWYSGDDMLNLPLLSVGAVGFVSVVGHVVTPDLRAMLDAFVSGDVQKATEIHQKLLPVFTGMFRTQGVITTKAALALQGQPAGPLRLPLVELTPDETAQLKIDLAAGGVQL is encoded by the coding sequence ATGGCTCCGACCTCCACTCCGCAGACCCCCTTCGGGCGGGTCCTCACCGCTATGGTCACGCCGTTCGCGGCGGACGGCGCACTTGACCTCGACGGCGCGCAGCGACTCGCCGCCCACCTGGTGGACGCAGGCAACGACGGACTCGTCGTCAACGGCACCACCGGCGAGTCCCCGACCACCAGCGACGCGGAGAAATCGGATCTCGTACGAGCCGTGCGACAGGCGGTCGGCGACCGTGCCCATGTCATCGCCGGCGTCGGTACGAACGACACCCGCCACAGCATCGAGCTCGCGCGCGCCGCCGAAAAGGCCGGAGCGCACGGCCTGCTCACGGTGACGCCGTACTACAACAAGCCCCCGCAGGAAGGCCTCCTGCGACACTTCACCGCGATCGCCGACGCCACCGAGCTGCCGGTGATGCTGTACGACATCCCGGGCCGCAGCGGCGTACCCATCAACACCGAGACGATCGTCCGCCTCGCGGAGCACCCGCGCATCGTCGCCAACAAGGACGCCAAGGGCGACCTCGGCCGCGCCAGCTGGGCCATCGCCCGCTCCGGCCTCGCCTGGTACTCCGGCGACGACATGCTCAATCTGCCGCTGCTCTCCGTGGGCGCGGTCGGCTTCGTCTCCGTCGTCGGCCATGTCGTCACCCCCGACCTGCGCGCCATGCTCGACGCGTTCGTCAGCGGCGACGTGCAGAAGGCCACCGAGATCCACCAGAAGCTGCTCCCGGTCTTCACGGGCATGTTCCGCACGCAGGGCGTCATCACGACCAAGGCGGCACTCGCCCTCCAGGGCCAGCCCGCCGGTCCGCTGCGCCTGCCCCTCGTGGAGCTGACGCCCGACGAGACCGCCCAGCTCAAGATCGATCTCGCCGCGGGCGGGGTACAGCTCTAA
- a CDS encoding tetratricopeptide repeat protein, giving the protein MRAKLTYLVTALVLVFYFVLVGSRGLLLIEQGTLLTVTFGVAVLILPVIGLWFLWANTQFVRKANRLADLLEAEGGLPVDELRRDQYGRIDRDSADEVFARRKAETEDTPGDWRCWFRLAVAYRDARDTPRARKAMQRAIALQEGRTVSV; this is encoded by the coding sequence ATGCGCGCAAAGCTCACCTACCTGGTCACCGCCCTCGTCCTGGTCTTCTACTTCGTCCTGGTCGGCAGCCGTGGCCTGCTCCTCATCGAGCAGGGCACCCTGCTCACCGTCACGTTCGGCGTGGCCGTGCTGATCCTGCCGGTGATCGGCCTGTGGTTCCTCTGGGCCAACACCCAGTTCGTCCGCAAGGCGAACCGCCTCGCCGATCTCCTGGAGGCCGAGGGCGGCCTGCCCGTGGACGAGCTGCGCCGCGACCAGTACGGCCGCATCGACCGCGACTCCGCCGACGAGGTCTTCGCCCGGCGCAAGGCGGAGACCGAGGACACCCCGGGGGACTGGCGCTGCTGGTTCCGCCTCGCCGTGGCCTATCGCGACGCACGGGACACCCCGCGCGCCCGCAAGGCGATGCAGCGCGCCATCGCCCTCCAGGAGGGCAGGACGGTCAGCGTCTGA
- a CDS encoding polyribonucleotide nucleotidyltransferase, which translates to MENETHYAEAVIDNGTFGTRTIRFETGRLARQAAGSAVAYLDDDTMVLSATSASKKPKDQLDFFPLTVDVEERMYSAGKIPGSFFRREGRPSEDAVLTCRLIDRPLRPSFKKGLRNEIQVVETVMALNPDHLYDVVAINAASCSTQLAGLPFSGPVGGTRVALIKGQWVAFPTHTELEDAVFDMVVAGRVLEDGDVAIMMVEAEATEKTIELVKGGAQAPTEEVVAAGLEAAKPFIKVLCKAQSELAAKAAKPTGEFPIFLDFEDDVLEALTAAVKTELAQALTIAGKQDREAELDRVKGLAAEKLLPKFEGREKEISAAYRALTKSLVRERVIKDKVRIDGRGVTDIRTLAAEVEAIPRVHGSALFERGETQILGVTTLNMLRMEQQLDTLSPVTRKRYMHNYNFPPYSVGETGRVGAPKRREIGHGALAERAIVPVLPTREEFPYAIRQVSEALGSNGSTSMGSVCASTMSLLNAGVPLKAPVAGIAMGLISQEIKGETHYVALTDILGAEDAFGDMDFKVAGTKDFVTALQLDTKLDGIPASVLAAALKQARDARLHILDVMMEAIDTPDEMSPNAPRIITVKIPVDKIGEVIGPKGKMINQIQEDTGADITIEDDGTIYIGAQQGSQAEAARATINSIANPTMPEVGERYLGTVVKTTTFGAFVSLLPGKDGLLHISQIRKLAGGKRVENVEDVLGVGAKVQVEIAEIDSRGKLSLIPVVEGEEGDETKDDTDK; encoded by the coding sequence GCCGTCTGGCCCGTCAGGCCGCCGGCTCCGCCGTGGCGTACCTGGACGACGACACCATGGTGCTGTCGGCCACGAGCGCTTCGAAGAAGCCCAAGGACCAGCTCGACTTCTTCCCCCTCACGGTGGATGTCGAGGAGCGGATGTACTCGGCCGGCAAGATCCCCGGCTCCTTCTTCCGCCGTGAGGGCCGTCCCTCCGAGGACGCGGTCCTGACCTGCCGCCTCATCGACCGCCCGCTGCGTCCGTCCTTCAAGAAGGGCCTTCGCAACGAGATCCAGGTCGTCGAGACGGTCATGGCGCTCAACCCCGACCACCTGTACGACGTGGTCGCCATCAACGCCGCCTCCTGCTCCACGCAGCTGGCCGGCCTGCCCTTCTCCGGCCCGGTCGGCGGCACCCGTGTCGCGCTGATCAAGGGCCAGTGGGTCGCGTTCCCGACGCACACCGAGCTCGAGGACGCCGTCTTCGACATGGTCGTCGCCGGTCGCGTCCTCGAGGACGGCGACGTCGCGATCATGATGGTCGAGGCCGAGGCCACCGAGAAGACCATCGAGCTCGTCAAGGGCGGCGCCCAGGCGCCGACCGAAGAGGTCGTCGCCGCCGGTCTCGAGGCCGCGAAGCCGTTCATCAAGGTCCTCTGCAAGGCCCAGTCGGAGCTGGCCGCCAAGGCCGCCAAGCCGACCGGCGAGTTCCCGATCTTCCTCGACTTCGAGGACGACGTGCTCGAGGCCCTCACGGCCGCCGTCAAGACCGAGCTCGCCCAGGCGCTCACCATCGCCGGCAAGCAGGACCGCGAGGCCGAGCTCGACCGCGTCAAGGGTCTGGCCGCCGAGAAGCTGCTCCCGAAGTTCGAGGGCCGCGAGAAGGAGATCTCGGCGGCGTACCGCGCGCTGACGAAGTCCCTGGTCCGCGAGCGCGTCATCAAGGACAAGGTCCGCATCGACGGCCGTGGCGTCACGGACATCCGTACGCTCGCCGCCGAGGTCGAGGCCATCCCGCGCGTGCACGGCTCGGCGCTGTTCGAGCGTGGCGAGACCCAGATCCTGGGCGTCACCACCCTCAACATGCTCCGTATGGAGCAGCAGCTGGACACCCTTTCCCCGGTGACCCGCAAGCGCTACATGCACAACTACAACTTCCCGCCCTACTCGGTCGGCGAGACGGGCCGCGTAGGCGCCCCGAAGCGCCGCGAGATCGGCCACGGTGCGCTCGCCGAGCGCGCCATCGTGCCGGTCCTGCCGACGCGCGAGGAGTTCCCGTACGCGATCCGTCAGGTCTCCGAGGCCCTCGGTTCCAACGGCTCGACGTCCATGGGCTCGGTCTGCGCCTCCACCATGTCGCTGCTGAACGCCGGTGTGCCGCTGAAGGCCCCCGTCGCCGGTATCGCCATGGGCCTGATCTCCCAGGAGATCAAGGGCGAGACGCACTACGTCGCCCTCACCGACATCCTCGGTGCGGAGGACGCCTTCGGTGACATGGACTTCAAGGTCGCCGGCACCAAGGACTTCGTCACCGCTCTCCAGCTCGACACCAAGCTGGACGGCATCCCGGCCTCCGTCCTGGCCGCGGCCCTCAAGCAGGCCCGCGACGCCCGCCTCCACATCCTCGACGTGATGATGGAAGCGATCGACACGCCGGACGAGATGTCCCCGAACGCCCCGCGGATCATCACGGTCAAGATCCCCGTGGACAAGATCGGTGAGGTCATCGGCCCGAAGGGCAAGATGATCAACCAGATCCAGGAGGACACCGGCGCCGACATCACGATCGAGGACGACGGCACCATCTACATCGGTGCCCAGCAGGGCTCGCAGGCCGAGGCCGCGCGCGCCACGATCAACTCGATCGCCAACCCGACCATGCCGGAGGTCGGCGAGCGTTACCTGGGCACCGTCGTGAAGACGACGACCTTCGGTGCGTTCGTGTCCCTGCTCCCGGGCAAGGACGGCCTGCTGCACATCTCGCAGATCCGCAAGCTGGCCGGCGGCAAGCGCGTGGAGAACGTCGAGGACGTTCTCGGCGTGGGCGCCAAGGTCCAGGTCGAGATCGCCGAGATCGACTCCCGCGGCAAGCTCTCCCTCATCCCCGTCGTCGAGGGCGAAGAGGGCGACGAGACGAAGGACGACACCGACAAGTGA
- the thyX gene encoding FAD-dependent thymidylate synthase produces the protein MTETPADDLKPTFRGDVTVELVKHTASDTDVLFAARVSTAGEQSLDELTKDPERSKGLINFLMRDRHGSPFEHNSMTFFINAPIFVFREFMRHRAGWSYNEESGRYRELQPVFYVPEASRKLVQQGRPGKYQFVEGTQGQQELTGRVMEDSYRQAYEAYQEMLAAGVAREVARSVLPVGLFSSMYATCNARSLMHFLGLRTQHELAKVPSFPQREIEMVGEKMEAEWAKLMPLTYAAFNGNGRVAP, from the coding sequence GTGACCGAAACCCCTGCTGACGACCTCAAGCCGACCTTCCGCGGCGACGTGACGGTCGAGCTGGTCAAGCACACCGCGAGCGACACCGACGTGCTGTTCGCCGCCCGCGTCTCCACCGCGGGAGAGCAGTCCCTCGACGAGCTGACCAAGGACCCGGAGCGCTCCAAGGGCCTGATCAACTTCCTGATGCGGGACCGTCACGGCAGCCCCTTCGAGCACAACTCGATGACGTTCTTCATCAACGCCCCGATCTTCGTGTTCCGCGAGTTCATGCGACACCGCGCGGGCTGGTCGTACAACGAGGAGTCGGGCCGCTACAGGGAGCTCCAGCCGGTCTTCTACGTCCCGGAGGCCTCCCGCAAGCTGGTGCAGCAGGGCCGCCCCGGCAAGTACCAGTTCGTCGAGGGCACGCAGGGCCAGCAGGAGCTCACCGGCCGCGTGATGGAGGACTCGTACCGCCAGGCGTACGAGGCGTACCAAGAGATGCTCGCCGCGGGCGTCGCCCGCGAGGTGGCCCGTTCGGTCCTCCCGGTCGGCCTTTTCTCCTCGATGTACGCGACGTGCAACGCACGCTCCCTGATGCACTTCCTCGGCCTGCGCACCCAGCACGAGCTGGCCAAGGTCCCGTCCTTCCCGCAGCGGGAGATCGAGATGGTCGGCGAGAAGATGGAGGCGGAGTGGGCCAAGCTCATGCCGCTCACCTACGCCGCATTCAACGGGAACGGCCGGGTCGCACCGTAG
- a CDS encoding PH domain-containing protein, protein MPLPFLTADRAFDEVADDVALPFDDRDQWRRPYRPGPWRVGFAALLLLLASYVMFAAVIIAFTGGLGGGAVCGLIALLIIGAALRLLRMGTWVSAHGLRRVAFFQTQTVPWAQVVTVRTVQQPVRWLGLPRTVQGQALLLVRRDKADESSALVTSHGADFLARTEAFDRASDTIEVWAEEYRPQHA, encoded by the coding sequence GTGCCCCTGCCCTTCCTGACGGCCGACCGCGCTTTTGACGAGGTGGCCGACGACGTCGCGCTGCCTTTCGACGATCGCGACCAATGGCGGCGTCCCTACCGGCCGGGGCCGTGGCGCGTGGGATTCGCCGCACTGCTCCTGCTGCTCGCCTCGTACGTCATGTTCGCCGCGGTGATCATCGCCTTCACGGGTGGTCTCGGCGGGGGCGCGGTGTGCGGTCTCATCGCACTGCTCATCATCGGGGCGGCACTGCGGCTGCTGCGGATGGGAACGTGGGTGAGCGCACACGGCCTGCGCCGGGTGGCCTTCTTCCAGACCCAGACGGTCCCGTGGGCCCAGGTCGTGACGGTCCGTACGGTCCAGCAGCCGGTCCGCTGGCTCGGACTCCCCCGCACGGTGCAGGGGCAGGCGCTGCTCCTCGTACGGCGGGACAAGGCCGATGAGAGTTCGGCCCTGGTCACCAGTCACGGCGCGGACTTCCTCGCGCGGACCGAGGCCTTCGACCGGGCGTCGGACACGATCGAGGTGTGGGCCGAGGAGTACCGGCCGCAGCACGCCTGA